The following coding sequences lie in one Oharaeibacter diazotrophicus genomic window:
- the hslV gene encoding ATP-dependent protease subunit HslV, with protein sequence MSEQNPSPPWHGTTIVTVRKGGKVVVAGDGQVSLGNTVIKHTARKVRRLGRGDVLAGFAGATADAFTLFERLEAKLEQYPGQLTRACVELAKDWRTDRYLRRLEAMMLVADAEVSLVLTGTGDVLEPEGGVMGIGSGGTYALAAARALMDTDRDAEAIARRAMAIAAEICVFTNENVVVESLDATA encoded by the coding sequence ATGTCGGAACAGAACCCCTCGCCGCCGTGGCACGGCACCACGATCGTCACGGTGCGCAAGGGTGGCAAGGTCGTCGTCGCCGGCGACGGCCAGGTGTCGCTCGGCAACACCGTGATCAAGCACACCGCGCGCAAGGTGCGCCGGCTCGGCCGCGGCGACGTGCTCGCCGGCTTCGCCGGCGCCACCGCCGACGCCTTCACCCTGTTCGAGCGGCTCGAGGCCAAGCTCGAGCAGTATCCCGGCCAGCTCACCCGCGCCTGTGTCGAGCTCGCCAAGGACTGGCGCACCGACCGCTACCTGCGCCGGCTCGAGGCGATGATGCTGGTGGCCGACGCCGAGGTCAGCCTCGTGCTGACCGGCACCGGCGACGTGCTCGAGCCCGAGGGCGGCGTGATGGGCATCGGCTCCGGCGGCACCTACGCGCTCGCCGCCGCCCGTGCCCTGATGGACACCGACCGCGACGCCGAGGCGATCGCGCGGCGGGCGATGGCGATCGCCGCCGAGATCTGCGTCTTCACCAACGAGAACGTGGTGGTCGAGAGCCTCGACGCCACCGCCTGA